The Trypanosoma brucei gambiense DAL972 chromosome 10, complete sequence genome has a segment encoding these proteins:
- a CDS encoding RAB-interacting protein, putative, whose translation MTDKDGGTEMSFVDGATEGQTAGFADAPTSNPMGNAAMIDPQSFVSKAWGFVRFPAEAVRQQLNRVRPWSQFFDREQFASPEGFGDAVSRLRCNVVHFYHNYFVVALLGSLIVLIVNPMFSICMFLMLLMWAYTHKKQMEAAETNVNHLLIGNYEISFSKAYILISIFGIISFFLFNGSSVMFWMFFASLGVATVHAVLRKPHSENELAHFV comes from the coding sequence ATGACAGATAAGGATGGTGGCACTGAGATGTCGTTTGTAGACGGTGCAACTGAAGGGCAAACAGCCGGTTTCGCCGATGCACCCACCAGCAACCCCATGGGTAACGCCGCAATGATTGACCCTCAATCCTTCGTCAGTAAGGCGTGGGGTTTCGTAAGATTTCCTGCTGAAGCCGTGAGGCAGCAGCTCAATCGCGTGCGTCCGTGGAGCCAATTCTTCGACAGGGAACAATTTGCCTCGCCAGAAGGGTTTGGTGATGCGGTCTCGCGACTTCGCTGCAACGTGGTGCACTTCTATCACAACTATTTCGTCGTGGCGCTACTCGGATCATTAATTGTCTTGATAGTCAATCCAATGTTTAGTATATGCATGTTTCTCATGCTGCTAATGTGGGCATACACTCACAAAAAGCAGATGGAGGCGGCGGAGACAAATGTGAACCACTTGTTGATAGGAAACTACGAGATTTCGTTTTCCAAGGCGTATATTCTCATTAGCATTTTTGGCATAAtatcctttttcttgtttaacGGCAGTTCTGTTATGTTCTGGatgttttttgcttcattaGGCGTTGCAACCGTACATGCGGTGTTACGCAAACCCCATTCGGAGAATGAATTGGCCCATTTTGTGTAG
- a CDS encoding RAB-interacting protein, putative gives MRSATEYTDGLLGLPTSPQLATHKERSGGTQVGLCPCFRIAAGEFMHIYAILKEERLSWRDDFFDVSQLSVPRSTSEVLERLNLNLPFYAANYMTVCIVVTSLLLFLNPYFLILLCSLVLLLRGLFLHGKYQGRPNHCIYIGGVTVSYYRLLIVTLFVLFLFPVVWSGILNLLFLLLVGTALVLPHAVSRRPVYFHDEELEKRRPKALQYVVVFLLHFLSYMESPNK, from the coding sequence ATGCGATCAGCCACTGAATATACAGATGGTCTGCTAGGGCTTCCAACTTCACCGCAACTAGCCACacataaagaaagaagtggagGCACTCAAGTAGGCTTGTGCCCGTGCTTCCGCATCGCAGCCGGCGAATTCATGCACATATATGCGATTTTAAAGGAGGAGCGACTTTCCTGGCGAGACGATTTTTTTGACGTTAGTCAGCTTTCAGTACCGCGAAGTACGTCGGAAGTGCTTGAGAGGTTGAACCTCAACTTGCCCTTCTACGCGGCCAACTACATGACGGTGTGCATTGTCGTGACGtctcttttattgtttctcaACCCTTATTTCCTCATCTTATTATGTTCCTTAGTTCTCTTACTGCGTGGTTTGTTTCTCCACGGGAAATACCAAGGAAGACCTAACCATTGCATCTACATAGGTGGGGTGACTGTCTCGTATTATCGCCTTTTGATTGTGACgcttttcgttctttttttatttcctgttGTTTGGAGTGGGATCCTTAacctgctttttcttttgctcgTAGGCACCGCTCTTGTTCTTCCGCATGCGGTGTCGCGTCGGCCTGTGTACTTCCATGATGAGGAACTAGAGAAGCGACGACCAAAGGCTCTTCAATATGTGGTTGTCTTTCTGCTCCACTTTTTGAGTTACATGGAGAGCCCTAACAAGTGA